One genomic window of Saprospiraceae bacterium includes the following:
- the dnaX gene encoding DNA polymerase III subunit gamma/tau, protein MSHFVVSARKYRPLKWADVIGQEHVAHTLKNALAKGQIAHAFLFCGPRGVGKTTCARILARVLNCTQPTPDWEPCNSCDSCMASMENASFNIFELDAASNNSVDDIRELVEQVRYQPQAGKFKIYIVDEVHMLSTAAFNAFLKTLEEPPPFAKFILATTEKHKIIPTILSRCQIYDFRRIGEKDIVLQLQKIVEKEQLKAEEEALFLIAQKADGAMRDALSMFDRIKSFSGNEILYKDVLDNLNILDHDYYFKFVDAFLREDASASMLLLDDVLRYGFDPEVLLEGLAGHIRQLMVVKDLQMANLVEGSEALKQRYKNQAEANTVASLVTWLDLINEGDVNMVRARNKRLHTEILLLKLTYVSRKRQIAQNTSPTSEEKKNPLSSATNIPIPSEETAPILKPAKKEISKNPMTTNGLNIPKLGNIDQLKSKIIEEEKLRKENLIAFNDESALTFWNQLLESELPASLKAFMKVAVCGVEAHAMRILVGNVIARETIRAELKLDDRIRQTFADKNIRVYIEIDPSLAEQESKKPIKYYSAIEKWELMVQKNPNLAKFKEKLQLKLDED, encoded by the coding sequence ATGAGCCACTTCGTAGTATCCGCCAGAAAGTACAGACCCTTAAAATGGGCTGATGTTATTGGACAAGAGCATGTGGCACATACACTTAAGAATGCCTTAGCCAAAGGACAGATCGCCCACGCTTTTTTGTTTTGTGGACCCAGAGGTGTTGGTAAAACGACCTGCGCACGCATTTTGGCCCGCGTTCTGAATTGTACCCAGCCTACACCGGATTGGGAACCCTGCAACAGCTGCGATTCATGTATGGCTTCCATGGAAAATGCATCCTTCAATATTTTCGAATTGGATGCGGCCAGTAATAACTCTGTAGATGACATTCGTGAATTGGTCGAACAAGTGAGATATCAACCTCAAGCCGGTAAGTTTAAAATTTATATCGTCGATGAGGTACATATGCTCTCTACCGCTGCATTCAATGCTTTTTTGAAGACACTGGAAGAACCGCCACCTTTCGCAAAATTTATCCTGGCCACAACTGAAAAACATAAAATTATACCTACCATTCTGAGCCGTTGTCAGATTTATGATTTCAGAAGAATAGGAGAAAAAGATATCGTTCTGCAATTGCAGAAAATTGTCGAAAAGGAACAACTGAAAGCTGAAGAAGAAGCGCTCTTTCTCATTGCCCAAAAAGCAGATGGTGCGATGCGAGATGCACTCTCTATGTTTGATCGCATTAAAAGTTTTTCGGGAAATGAAATCCTTTACAAAGATGTTCTCGACAATCTAAACATCCTTGATCACGATTATTATTTCAAATTTGTGGATGCTTTTTTACGTGAAGATGCTTCCGCAAGTATGTTGTTGCTCGATGATGTTTTGCGTTACGGATTTGATCCCGAAGTATTGCTGGAAGGACTTGCCGGACATATACGCCAACTCATGGTGGTGAAAGACTTGCAAATGGCCAATTTAGTCGAAGGAAGTGAAGCCCTCAAACAACGATATAAAAATCAGGCAGAGGCAAATACAGTTGCTTCACTGGTGACCTGGCTCGATCTTATCAACGAAGGAGACGTGAATATGGTGCGCGCCAGAAATAAGAGATTGCATACCGAAATACTGTTGCTCAAATTAACATACGTTTCACGCAAAAGGCAAATCGCTCAAAATACTTCACCGACAAGTGAAGAAAAAAAAAATCCTCTGAGCTCCGCAACTAATATTCCTATCCCATCAGAAGAAACTGCGCCAATTTTAAAACCCGCAAAAAAAGAAATATCTAAAAACCCGATGACCACAAATGGTCTCAATATTCCCAAACTTGGTAATATAGATCAACTCAAATCAAAAATCATTGAAGAAGAAAAACTACGCAAAGAAAATCTCATCGCTTTTAATGATGAATCTGCTCTTACTTTCTGGAACCAATTGCTCGAATCAGAACTCCCAGCTTCGTTAAAAGCATTTATGAAAGTAGCAGTTTGTGGCGTTGAAGCACACGCAATGCGCATTTTGGTTGGCAATGTCATTGCACGAGAAACTATCCGCGCAGAATTGAAACTGGATGATCGCATACGTCAAACTTTTGCTGATAAAAACATTCGCGTTTATATAGAAATTGATCCATCTTTAGCCGAACAGGAAAGTAAAAAACCCATCAAGTATTATTCTGCCATTGAAAAATGGGAATTAATGGTTCAAAAAAATCCCAATCTTGCCAAATTCAAAGAAAAATTGCAACTCAAACTGGACGAAGATTGA
- a CDS encoding quinone-dependent dihydroorotate dehydrogenase — MWWPILKYIFFFFDAERAHYLAMNVMSWSIKIPVVGPLLIRSFTFEHPNLHAELCGMKCKNPIGLAAGFDKDGRWLDLLPLLGFGHIEVGTVTPLSQPGNPKPRLFRLKKDESIINRMGFNNLGVVHLASRLKDFHKPERFIIGGNIGKNKDTPAEKATEDYLICFRTLFPFVDYFTINVSSPNTPGLRQLQEKEPLDQLLSAIQSENLKQLESKPLFLKIAPDLENNALNDILEVVQKNNFSGIIVSNTTITRPDILKEKKYIREAGGLSGKIIRELAESKLEYLKQHADAKLKFIGVGGISSGTDARERLQAGANWIQIYSGLIFKGPWMVRKIKEELVAGTVKGKKAKND, encoded by the coding sequence ATGTGGTGGCCAATCCTAAAATACATTTTCTTTTTTTTTGACGCTGAGCGTGCGCATTACTTAGCAATGAATGTAATGTCATGGTCGATAAAAATTCCGGTGGTTGGACCATTGTTGATTCGTTCATTTACTTTTGAGCATCCGAATTTGCATGCTGAGCTCTGCGGAATGAAATGTAAAAATCCTATTGGACTTGCGGCCGGTTTCGATAAAGATGGAAGGTGGTTAGACTTATTGCCGCTATTGGGATTTGGACACATTGAAGTAGGCACGGTCACCCCTCTATCACAACCAGGCAATCCGAAACCCCGGTTATTCCGTTTAAAAAAAGATGAATCCATTATCAATCGCATGGGTTTCAACAACCTTGGCGTTGTGCATCTTGCAAGCCGACTGAAAGATTTTCATAAACCAGAAAGATTTATCATCGGTGGTAATATTGGAAAAAATAAAGATACTCCTGCCGAAAAAGCTACAGAAGATTATTTGATCTGCTTTCGCACACTCTTCCCCTTCGTTGATTATTTTACGATCAATGTGAGCTCTCCTAATACTCCCGGATTGCGCCAACTGCAAGAAAAAGAACCCCTCGATCAATTATTATCTGCAATCCAATCCGAAAATTTAAAACAATTAGAATCCAAACCTCTTTTTTTAAAAATTGCACCCGATTTGGAAAACAATGCTTTGAATGATATTCTTGAAGTGGTTCAGAAAAATAATTTTTCCGGTATCATTGTAAGTAATACTACGATTACAAGACCTGATATCCTCAAAGAAAAAAAATATATTCGGGAAGCAGGCGGACTAAGTGGTAAAATAATCCGGGAACTGGCAGAATCCAAACTGGAATATTTGAAACAACATGCAGATGCCAAACTCAAATTTATAGGCGTGGGTGGTATTTCAAGCGGTACCGATGCCAGAGAAAGACTTCAGGCCGGGGCTAACTGGATTCAAATATATTCAGGGCTCATCTTTAAGGGTCCTTGGATGGTACGCAAGATTAAAGAGGAGTTGGTGGCGGGAACGGTAAAAGGTAAAAAAGCTAAAAATGATTAA
- a CDS encoding flavin reductase family protein, whose translation MKKIITPGTIPTSELHQYLLGAVAPRPIAFVSTIDENGVNNLAPYSFFNAFSSNPPILVFSSNRRVESNTTKDTLHNIQKSKECVVNVVNYEIVRQMMVCSVDFPEGTSEFEQSGLTPATADLVRPALVAESPINMECRVTEIITLGDHGGAGHLILCEVVRMHISENVLDDQHKIDPHKLDLMGRMGRAYYVRASGDALISLPQSQHLPVVGYPNLPKHVKESHDLSANFIGALAGMKQFPDRQQALKFLEENADLYSYINQPIEVLHKKAMELYQQKELEKAANVLASV comes from the coding sequence ATGAAAAAAATAATAACACCGGGAACAATACCCACAAGTGAATTACATCAATATTTACTGGGTGCTGTGGCCCCAAGACCCATAGCATTTGTCAGTACGATAGACGAAAACGGGGTAAACAATCTAGCACCCTATAGTTTTTTCAATGCATTCAGCTCAAATCCACCCATATTGGTATTTTCATCCAACAGAAGAGTGGAAAGCAATACGACTAAAGATACCTTGCACAATATTCAAAAATCAAAAGAATGTGTGGTAAATGTTGTGAATTATGAAATCGTAAGGCAAATGATGGTATGCTCTGTTGATTTTCCTGAGGGAACTTCCGAATTTGAACAATCGGGACTTACGCCGGCGACAGCGGATCTCGTCCGACCTGCGCTGGTCGCAGAATCGCCCATCAATATGGAATGTCGGGTTACGGAGATCATTACTTTAGGAGATCATGGCGGCGCCGGACATTTGATTTTGTGCGAAGTTGTGCGCATGCATATTTCCGAAAACGTTTTGGACGACCAGCATAAAATAGATCCACATAAACTCGATCTCATGGGGCGCATGGGTCGCGCTTATTATGTGCGGGCCAGTGGAGATGCTTTGATTTCATTGCCACAATCTCAACATTTACCGGTGGTCGGTTATCCAAATCTTCCAAAACACGTCAAAGAAAGTCACGATCTGTCGGCAAATTTTATTGGTGCTTTGGCTGGAATGAAACAATTTCCAGATCGCCAACAGGCTCTCAAATTTTTAGAAGAAAACGCGGATCTCTATTCATACATCAATCAACCTATAGAAGTACTTCACAAAAAAGCAATGGAGTTATACCAACAAAAGGAATTGGAGAAAGCTGCGAATGTTCTCGCAAGTGTTTAG
- a CDS encoding TlpA family protein disulfide reductase: MKKLLIATSVSVFIGYLIYYFFFKTMMVLGQQAPDIQAIGRDKQIIKLEQFRGKYLLLEFWGSWCGPCRKENPILVMMYEKYKTSQFKVASGIEFLSIALEKDKDDAEKAILKDNLNWPHHIIEDKLLESPTAIAYSIKSIPAKFLIGPDLRIILSDPTIAELDAFLAYQLKKD; the protein is encoded by the coding sequence ATGAAAAAGCTACTTATTGCCACTTCTGTAAGCGTTTTTATCGGTTATTTGATTTATTATTTTTTCTTTAAGACTATGATGGTTTTAGGCCAGCAGGCTCCGGATATCCAGGCAATTGGCCGCGACAAACAAATCATAAAACTGGAACAATTCAGAGGCAAATACCTATTATTAGAATTTTGGGGATCCTGGTGCGGACCTTGCAGAAAAGAGAATCCTATTTTAGTGATGATGTATGAAAAATATAAAACCAGTCAGTTTAAAGTGGCCAGTGGAATTGAATTTCTCAGCATTGCCCTCGAAAAAGATAAAGACGACGCTGAAAAAGCTATTTTGAAAGATAATCTCAACTGGCCACACCACATTATTGAAGATAAATTATTGGAAAGTCCTACGGCAATTGCCTATTCTATAAAGTCCATTCCTGCTAAATTCCTCATTGGTCCCGATTTGAGAATTATTCTTTCTGATCCCACAATTGCAGAATTAGATGCTTTTTTGGCTTACCAACTCAAAAAAGACTGA
- a CDS encoding nucleotide exchange factor GrpE: protein MTEEKNLPIEDLLTQQETKIEETQIPEAEGLNGVPESQSSDKNLIEELTEQKEKYIRLYAEFDNYKKRSLKEKIELIRNASQELIQDLLVVLDDFDRAKKLSTEQQNESIYPEGMKLLHHKLLGILQTKGLEDMDSQGLKFDPEFHEAITEIPVQDESMNGKIVDTIEKAYLLNKKVIRFAKVIVGKQ, encoded by the coding sequence ATGACAGAAGAAAAAAATCTACCCATCGAGGATTTGTTGACTCAGCAAGAAACTAAGATTGAGGAGACTCAAATACCAGAGGCTGAGGGGTTGAACGGAGTTCCGGAATCTCAAAGCTCAGATAAAAATCTTATTGAGGAATTGACAGAACAAAAGGAAAAATACATTAGGCTTTATGCTGAATTTGACAATTACAAAAAACGAAGCCTCAAGGAAAAAATTGAACTCATCCGAAATGCAAGTCAGGAATTGATCCAGGATCTTTTGGTGGTGCTGGATGATTTTGACCGTGCCAAAAAATTATCGACTGAACAACAAAACGAATCTATTTATCCTGAGGGAATGAAATTGTTGCATCACAAGCTTTTGGGTATTCTCCAAACAAAAGGCCTGGAAGATATGGATTCTCAAGGATTGAAATTTGATCCAGAATTTCATGAAGCCATCACTGAAATTCCAGTCCAGGATGAATCTATGAATGGAAAAATTGTTGATACCATTGAAAAAGCGTATTTACTCAATAAAAAAGTAATTCGATTTGCAAAAGTCATTGTTGGAAAGCAGTGA
- the dnaJ gene encoding molecular chaperone DnaJ codes for MPKRDYYEILGVAKSSDADAIKKAYRKVAMQFHPDRNPGDKAAEDKFKEAAEAYEVLSDADKKARYDRYGHAGVDPNAGYGGASGMSMDDIFSHFGDVFGDSGSPFESFFGRGGGRSHTGNRGSNLRIKVSLTLEEIASGITKKIKVKKQLTCKTCHGSGAKDSKSIKTCSTCNGQGYVRQIKNTFLGQMQTTTSCPNCNGTGQTIAATCSGCRGTGHEVGEETIEIQIPAGVEDGMQLSLRGKGNAGSQGGPSGDLLISIEQKPHEQFSREGNNIYFDLYLNFADAALGCQVEVPTLQGAAKIKIPNGTQAGKIFRLKEMGLPSVQSYGKGDQLIHVNIWTPTSLTSEEKTLMEKLRSMPNFQPNPTKADKSFFERMKEYFS; via the coding sequence ATGCCGAAAAGAGATTATTACGAAATATTAGGAGTTGCTAAATCATCTGATGCGGATGCTATCAAAAAAGCATATCGCAAGGTGGCGATGCAATTTCATCCGGACCGTAATCCCGGAGACAAAGCAGCTGAAGATAAATTTAAGGAAGCCGCAGAGGCTTATGAAGTGTTAAGTGATGCTGACAAAAAAGCCAGATACGACAGATATGGGCATGCCGGTGTAGATCCGAATGCAGGATACGGAGGTGCTTCCGGAATGTCGATGGATGATATATTCAGTCATTTTGGGGATGTTTTCGGCGATTCAGGTTCACCTTTCGAGTCGTTTTTCGGAAGAGGTGGCGGAAGATCTCATACCGGAAATCGAGGCAGTAATTTACGCATCAAAGTGAGTTTGACTCTTGAAGAAATCGCAAGCGGAATTACTAAAAAAATTAAAGTAAAAAAACAACTCACCTGTAAAACCTGCCATGGTAGTGGTGCCAAGGATAGCAAATCCATAAAAACTTGTAGCACCTGTAACGGACAAGGATATGTGCGCCAAATTAAAAATACATTTTTGGGACAAATGCAAACCACGACAAGCTGTCCCAATTGTAATGGAACTGGCCAAACGATTGCTGCAACTTGTTCCGGTTGTCGCGGTACCGGACACGAGGTAGGAGAAGAAACCATTGAGATTCAAATACCAGCTGGTGTAGAAGATGGTATGCAACTATCATTGCGCGGAAAAGGAAACGCGGGTAGTCAGGGAGGTCCATCAGGAGACCTGTTGATAAGTATCGAACAAAAGCCCCATGAGCAATTTAGTCGTGAAGGAAATAATATATACTTTGACCTGTACTTAAATTTTGCTGATGCAGCATTAGGTTGTCAGGTAGAAGTACCCACTTTACAAGGTGCTGCCAAGATTAAAATCCCCAACGGGACACAGGCTGGTAAAATTTTTAGATTAAAAGAAATGGGTTTACCCTCCGTTCAATCATATGGTAAGGGCGATCAGCTGATTCATGTTAATATCTGGACTCCAACTTCATTGACCTCAGAAGAAAAAACACTTATGGAAAAGTTGAGAAGTATGCCAAACTTCCAGCCCAATCCAACCAAAGCAGATAAAAGCTTTTTTGAACGGATGAAAGAGTATTTTAGCTGA
- a CDS encoding gliding motility lipoprotein GldH yields the protein MNRYFFSALCVLLLQACTSETIFQQKYKLDHHSWKTEQVLVFNWDIKDTTLLFDIELEIDHDADFRFQNQYIKAKTKFPDSTTKEQILSLELFDDTGRPYGNCVSSTCKTPILLQSRIKFQKSGTYQLQLSQNGREPESPGIHAVQLKILKSKV from the coding sequence ATGAATCGCTATTTCTTTTCCGCCTTATGTGTATTATTGTTACAAGCCTGTACTTCAGAAACTATCTTCCAACAAAAATATAAACTGGATCATCATTCCTGGAAAACCGAACAAGTGTTAGTTTTCAATTGGGATATCAAGGACACCACGCTTTTATTCGACATAGAACTTGAGATCGACCACGATGCAGATTTTCGTTTTCAGAACCAATACATAAAAGCCAAAACAAAATTTCCAGATTCTACAACAAAGGAACAAATATTGAGCCTTGAGTTATTTGATGATACCGGTCGCCCATATGGAAATTGCGTCTCATCGACATGCAAAACACCCATTTTGTTGCAATCCAGAATAAAATTTCAAAAATCGGGGACCTACCAACTCCAACTCAGCCAGAACGGACGAGAGCCCGAAAGCCCGGGTATCCATGCAGTTCAACTAAAAATCCTCAAGTCGAAAGTATAA
- the tnpA gene encoding IS200/IS605 family transposase translates to MAGTYSQIFIQYVFVVKYRANLLQKPWRLEVFKYMSGIIKAKGQKAIIVNGVSDHVHVFVGLKPSMRISDLARDIKNNTTLFINEQQFSPYKFSWQEGYGAFSYANSEVKRVFRYIENQEAHHRKESFKIEYVGLLKKFEIEHEEQYLFDWL, encoded by the coding sequence ATGGCAGGAACTTATTCACAAATATTTATTCAATATGTATTTGTTGTAAAATATAGAGCAAACCTATTGCAAAAGCCCTGGAGATTAGAGGTCTTTAAGTATATGTCGGGTATCATTAAGGCTAAAGGCCAAAAGGCAATTATTGTCAATGGTGTGAGCGATCATGTGCATGTTTTTGTAGGGCTAAAGCCGTCTATGCGTATTTCAGATTTAGCCAGAGATATCAAAAACAATACAACTCTATTTATTAATGAGCAGCAATTCTCTCCGTATAAATTTTCCTGGCAAGAGGGCTATGGTGCTTTTTCTTATGCTAACTCAGAAGTGAAGAGGGTATTTAGATATATTGAAAATCAAGAGGCCCACCATCGTAAAGAGTCGTTTAAAATTGAGTATGTCGGATTGCTGAAGAAGTTTGAAATTGAGCATGAGGAGCAGTATTTATTTGATTGGTTGTAG
- a CDS encoding single-stranded DNA-binding protein, protein MNHLRNSVRLIGNLGANPEIKQFEKGNKMARFSIATNEVYNDKEGKKVTDTQWHNVVAWGKSADLVEEFLTKGSEVAIEGKLTSRNYDSKEGDKKYITEIVLNEMLMLGKKS, encoded by the coding sequence ATGAATCACCTTAGAAACAGTGTGCGCCTGATCGGGAATCTTGGCGCCAATCCTGAAATCAAACAGTTTGAAAAAGGCAACAAAATGGCCCGCTTTTCAATTGCAACCAATGAGGTCTACAATGACAAAGAGGGCAAAAAAGTCACTGACACGCAGTGGCATAATGTAGTAGCCTGGGGAAAATCTGCTGACCTCGTCGAGGAATTTTTAACGAAAGGAAGTGAAGTCGCCATAGAAGGCAAACTGACTTCCCGAAATTATGATTCCAAAGAAGGCGACAAAAAGTACATCACAGAAATCGTTTTAAACGAAATGCTGATGTTGGGTAAGAAATCCTAA
- a CDS encoding DUF1905 domain-containing protein codes for MREKGEKSAWTYIEIAPEIAQKINPGVKTSYRVKGSLDTLEVSGLSLLPMGGGSFILPLNADLRKNLRKTTGELLIVKLTVDASLYMLNAELLEALESESKALIHFNSLSKSHQNYFSKWIESAKTTETRYSRIESCFIAMIKKQSFAEMLRERKKDKDGF; via the coding sequence TTGAGAGAAAAAGGAGAAAAATCGGCATGGACCTATATCGAAATCGCTCCTGAAATTGCTCAAAAAATAAATCCGGGGGTAAAAACATCCTATCGGGTAAAAGGCTCTTTAGATACACTTGAGGTATCAGGATTGAGTTTGTTGCCTATGGGTGGAGGCTCTTTTATTCTTCCCTTGAATGCTGATTTGCGAAAAAACTTACGCAAAACAACTGGCGAATTGCTGATCGTCAAATTAACAGTTGATGCTTCTCTTTATATGTTAAACGCTGAGCTACTGGAAGCTCTTGAATCTGAATCCAAAGCCTTAATACATTTTAATTCACTGAGCAAATCCCATCAGAATTATTTTTCAAAATGGATTGAAAGCGCAAAAACCACAGAAACTCGCTATTCAAGAATTGAATCCTGTTTCATCGCAATGATCAAAAAACAATCCTTTGCAGAAATGTTGAGAGAAAGAAAAAAAGATAAAGATGGTTTCTGA
- a CDS encoding DUF2892 domain-containing protein, with translation MKKNMGNVDRLIRTGIAILIVALYMTNQISGLAASVALILGAVFLLTSYLKFCPLYLPFGISTLKEEDKNDEN, from the coding sequence ATGAAAAAGAACATGGGAAATGTGGATCGCCTCATCAGAACCGGGATTGCGATCTTAATTGTCGCTTTGTACATGACCAATCAAATCAGTGGGCTCGCAGCAAGCGTCGCATTAATTTTAGGAGCGGTTTTTTTACTGACATCTTATTTAAAGTTTTGTCCACTCTATTTACCTTTCGGAATATCAACGCTTAAAGAAGAAGATAAAAATGACGAAAACTAG